From a single Armatimonadota bacterium genomic region:
- a CDS encoding sigma-70 family RNA polymerase sigma factor: protein MGYARSPVPVREEVEFVGLIADYQQGNLQAGEALQTSVRSILTKRIKRCDVTAQEAEELVQESILQVFARLNEYSEEKGTFEAWLSGFAINAVRAHRRRTARMRTRSVTVDDSFELSYEINVSDSDQELLSEAINSLDVLDRELLHMRFSLGMSSDEIAARSDLNAPQVRKRISRAVERLRRHPSVRQVLV, encoded by the coding sequence ATGGGATATGCGAGAAGTCCGGTTCCTGTACGGGAGGAGGTCGAGTTTGTCGGCCTTATCGCCGATTACCAGCAAGGGAATCTGCAAGCAGGCGAGGCGCTGCAGACCTCGGTTCGTTCGATTCTGACCAAGCGCATCAAACGATGCGACGTGACCGCGCAAGAGGCTGAAGAACTCGTTCAAGAGAGCATCCTGCAGGTGTTTGCGCGGCTCAACGAGTATTCGGAGGAAAAGGGCACGTTTGAAGCTTGGTTGAGCGGCTTCGCCATCAACGCTGTTCGCGCCCACAGGCGCAGGACGGCCCGAATGAGAACCCGCAGCGTCACGGTGGACGATTCCTTTGAGCTCTCCTATGAGATCAATGTGAGCGACTCCGACCAGGAACTGCTCAGCGAGGCCATCAACAGCCTCGACGTACTTGATCGCGAGTTGCTGCACATGCGTTTCTCGCTTGGGATGTCCTCTGACGAGATCGCGGCGAGAAGCGACCTCAACGCGCCGCAGGTCCGCAAGCGGATCTCGCGGGCCGTTGAGCGGCTTCGCCGCCATCCGTCGGTCCGACAAGTACTCGTATAA
- a CDS encoding zf-HC2 domain-containing protein: protein MNPGFEVVPEPEMTCEDVLDLLHAFVTNELEPEESKPILEHLASCDACRAAMSEHVRLAGKLSEHMPRLGKLYFSAHNRRYD from the coding sequence ATGAATCCCGGTTTCGAAGTGGTCCCAGAACCGGAGATGACTTGCGAAGACGTTCTGGATCTGTTGCATGCCTTCGTGACCAACGAATTGGAGCCCGAAGAGTCAAAACCGATCCTAGAGCATTTGGCCAGTTGCGACGCGTGTCGCGCGGCCATGTCGGAGCATGTTCGTCTTGCGGGAAAACTCAGCGAGCATATGCCTCGCCTCGGAAAGCTCTATTTCAGCGCCCACAACCGACGGTACGACTAG
- the argH gene encoding argininosuccinate lyase, whose product MRKLWGGAFGSGSHPLVERFGQSIESDLRFWQEDLISSVAHARMLGATGILTDEESKQLVDGLERIHEMGPGCLPIDVEDIHTAIEVKLAEVAGPVAKKLHTARSRNDQVATDARLYLHNDLVSVLMEIKELQGVLLALGKKHKSALMPGYTHQQPAQPITLGFHLMARFWAMQRNGWRAERLFEAANYCPLGAAALAGTGFPIDRNRTAAELGFFAPIPNALDAVSDRSFMLDALHVCAQIMIDLSSLAQELVLWSTAEFDFVRLADAVTTGSSIMPQKRNPDMAELIRGRAGRAIGNYVSLASTLKALPLAYNRDFQDDKPILFESLDIAKDSLELSALMLEGAEWNLLRMKKAAGAKFSTATDLADYLASRGIAFREAHEIVGKFVRAQETGPGASVLDGALGKEGSAAALRLLDPAASVKRRESFGGPGPGAMAAQLRQATRLHKKRGFVSPY is encoded by the coding sequence ATGCGCAAGTTGTGGGGAGGAGCGTTTGGCAGCGGTTCGCACCCGCTGGTCGAGAGGTTTGGTCAATCCATTGAGTCCGACCTTCGGTTTTGGCAGGAAGACCTGATCAGCAGCGTGGCCCACGCTCGGATGCTCGGGGCGACAGGAATCCTCACCGATGAGGAATCCAAGCAGCTCGTCGACGGTCTTGAGCGCATTCACGAAATGGGCCCGGGTTGCCTCCCCATCGACGTCGAGGACATCCACACGGCCATCGAGGTCAAGCTCGCCGAGGTGGCGGGACCGGTGGCCAAGAAGCTTCACACCGCGAGGAGCCGCAACGACCAGGTTGCCACCGACGCAAGGCTCTATTTGCACAACGATCTGGTCTCGGTGCTGATGGAGATCAAGGAGCTGCAGGGGGTGTTGCTGGCGCTCGGCAAAAAGCACAAGTCGGCGCTGATGCCGGGCTACACCCACCAGCAGCCTGCTCAGCCCATCACCCTGGGGTTTCACCTTATGGCGCGGTTTTGGGCAATGCAGCGCAACGGCTGGCGTGCGGAGAGGCTCTTTGAAGCCGCGAATTACTGCCCACTCGGCGCGGCGGCGCTGGCGGGCACAGGCTTCCCGATCGACCGGAACCGCACGGCCGCCGAGCTGGGCTTCTTCGCACCGATTCCGAACGCCCTCGACGCCGTATCCGATCGGTCGTTCATGCTGGACGCGCTCCATGTTTGCGCGCAGATCATGATCGACCTGAGCAGCCTGGCACAAGAGCTGGTCCTCTGGTCGACCGCAGAATTCGACTTTGTCAGGCTTGCGGACGCGGTGACAACCGGCTCCAGCATCATGCCCCAGAAGCGCAATCCCGACATGGCCGAGCTGATCCGTGGCCGGGCGGGCCGGGCCATCGGGAACTATGTGTCGCTCGCTTCGACGCTCAAAGCGCTTCCGCTCGCCTATAATCGCGATTTCCAGGACGACAAGCCGATCCTGTTCGAGTCGTTGGATATCGCCAAGGACAGCCTGGAGCTCAGCGCTCTGATGTTGGAGGGCGCGGAGTGGAACCTCTTGCGCATGAAGAAGGCTGCAGGTGCGAAGTTCTCTACCGCCACCGATCTTGCCGACTATCTGGCGTCAAGAGGCATCGCATTTCGCGAGGCGCACGAGATCGTCGGCAAGTTCGTGAGGGCTCAGGAAACGGGGCCCGGCGCCTCGGTGCTCGACGGCGCCCTCGGCAAAGAGGGGAGCGCTGCGGCTCTGAGGCTGCTCGATCCTGCGGCGAGCGTCAAGCGGCGAGAGAGCTTCGGCGGGCCGGGCCCCGGAGCGATGGCCGCCCAACTCAGGCAGGCCACGCGCCTGCACAAGAAAAGGGGATTTGTCTCTCCGTACTAG